From the genome of Sulfurihydrogenibium sp., one region includes:
- a CDS encoding bifunctional riboflavin kinase/FAD synthetase — MILRLTDLPVKEKTVCTIGNFDGVHKGHKEILDKLKKIALEKNLKTVVITFYPHPRKILNPQQYKCSIVNLETKVQLLKEAKIDYILVVDFDKNFYEKQPEDFLNFLKEKINCKYLVVGKDWRFGYKRSGDINLAKSLEEKLDYKVVIIEDITQENKRISSSDIRDFLKNGNLERAAQLLGRDYYLIDKVVEGDKKGRELGFPTINLKPEDDLCLKKGVYAGFICYENVCQKAVINYGNRPTVDGTKTFMEAHIIEDLKIHPKTNDYVKLIFKTYLREEKKFNSIDELKNQIKLDIQKALEVLNEI; from the coding sequence ATGATTTTAAGATTAACAGACCTTCCTGTAAAAGAAAAAACAGTATGCACTATTGGGAACTTTGATGGCGTCCATAAAGGACACAAAGAAATCCTTGACAAGCTAAAAAAGATTGCATTAGAAAAAAATCTTAAAACAGTTGTAATAACATTTTATCCCCATCCAAGAAAAATTTTAAACCCCCAGCAATATAAATGCTCTATTGTAAATCTTGAAACAAAGGTTCAACTTTTAAAAGAAGCAAAAATTGATTATATCTTGGTTGTAGATTTTGATAAAAACTTTTATGAAAAACAACCGGAAGATTTTTTAAATTTTTTAAAAGAAAAAATAAATTGTAAATATTTGGTTGTTGGTAAAGATTGGAGGTTTGGATACAAAAGGTCCGGAGATATAAACCTTGCAAAATCCTTAGAAGAAAAATTAGATTATAAAGTCGTCATTATAGAAGATATTACACAGGAGAATAAAAGAATAAGTAGCAGTGATATAAGAGATTTTTTAAAAAATGGAAATCTTGAAAGAGCTGCCCAACTTCTTGGAAGAGATTATTATCTTATTGACAAAGTTGTGGAGGGAGACAAAAAAGGTAGAGAGCTTGGATTTCCAACGATAAACCTTAAGCCGGAAGATGACCTTTGTCTTAAAAAAGGTGTCTATGCCGGATTTATATGCTATGAAAATGTATGTCAAAAAGCAGTTATAAACTATGGAAACAGACCAACGGTTGATGGAACAAAAACATTTATGGAAGCACATATTATTGAAGATTTAAAAATACATCCAAAAACAAACGATTATGTAAAATTGATTTTTAAAACATATTTAAGAGAAGAGAAAAAATTTAACTCTATAGATGAGCTTAAAAATCAGATAAAATTAGATATACAAAAAGCTTTAGAGGTTTTGAATGAAATATAG
- the recA gene encoding recombinase RecA — MAVEENLEAKKKALESAILQIEKRYGKGTLMTLSSEGIKSVEVIPTGSLSLDIATGIGGVPKGRVIEIYGPESSGKTTLTLHIIAEAQKKGGRAVFIDAEHAFDPKYAKAIGVNLDELIISQPDYGEQAIEIAETLVRSNAVDVIVIDSVAALVPKAEIEGDIEDSNVGLHARLMSKAMRVLKGAVNKSNTALILINQIREKVGVMFGNPETTTGGRAIKFFADMRMEVRKSDIKTDGEKVGSRVKVKIVKNKLAPPFKEAEFDVIYGEGISKEGEILDLGEELGIIKKSGAWYSYKDENGEEIKLGQGKEKAREFLKQNKELTEKLEQLIKERTLNGA, encoded by the coding sequence ATGGCTGTAGAAGAAAATTTAGAAGCAAAGAAGAAGGCTCTTGAAAGTGCTATTCTTCAAATAGAGAAAAGGTACGGAAAAGGCACACTTATGACATTGTCTTCTGAGGGCATAAAATCTGTAGAAGTTATTCCAACAGGTTCTTTATCCTTAGATATAGCAACAGGGATTGGTGGAGTGCCAAAAGGCAGAGTGATTGAAATATACGGTCCAGAATCTTCAGGAAAAACAACCTTAACGCTACATATAATTGCAGAAGCACAAAAAAAGGGTGGAAGAGCGGTATTTATTGATGCAGAGCATGCTTTTGACCCCAAATATGCAAAAGCTATAGGCGTAAATCTTGATGAGCTAATAATTTCTCAACCAGACTATGGCGAACAAGCTATAGAAATAGCAGAGACATTAGTAAGAAGTAATGCTGTAGATGTAATAGTTATAGATTCTGTGGCTGCATTGGTTCCTAAAGCGGAAATAGAAGGAGATATCGAAGATTCTAACGTAGGTCTTCATGCAAGACTTATGTCTAAAGCCATGAGAGTACTAAAAGGAGCTGTAAACAAAAGTAATACTGCCCTTATTCTTATAAACCAAATCAGAGAAAAAGTCGGTGTTATGTTTGGAAATCCAGAAACTACAACAGGTGGTAGAGCTATCAAATTCTTTGCAGATATGAGAATGGAAGTTAGAAAAAGTGATATAAAAACCGATGGTGAAAAAGTTGGCAGCAGAGTAAAGGTTAAAATTGTTAAAAATAAATTGGCACCCCCATTTAAAGAAGCAGAGTTTGATGTTATATACGGAGAGGGTATTTCAAAAGAAGGAGAAATTCTTGACTTAGGTGAAGAACTCGGTATAATTAAAAAAAGTGGAGCTTGGTATTCTTATAAGGATGAAAATGGCGAAGAAATAAAACTTGGTCAAGGTAAAGAAAAGGCAAGAGAATTCTTAAAACAAAATAAAGAATTAACCGAAAAGTTAGAACAACTAATTAAGGAGAGAACGTTAAATGGAGCTTGA
- a CDS encoding LptF/LptG family permease → MKILDKYLIKLFFKNFILLIGLFSLIITSSQLLHLPSFAYSMNIIDFSKLLFLIDISFIKYQLLFAFFISWLLVGISLRDKNEIYAVYSAGISKKQLLKPVFIMTVIFVIIAFVFSTVIVPSANRERYKFLTYKVKSYILENVSPKNFSKINDNVSVYVEKKEKNTFYNILIYNASNGYLITAKEGMFISNNLILKDGYIQLPSEKSFDTIKYEKYTFSLDVSYIKEISMQDFRTKDLLKLAVEEDSKVLSILADRFYFVIPFMFLGFIGFLSGINTYRSKETLLTFAVSLSIGYMVLNYYFLKIIEKIPVLFFVYPILLIVIFYLVYKLQEKIGS, encoded by the coding sequence ATGAAAATTCTTGATAAGTATCTGATAAAGTTATTTTTTAAAAACTTTATACTGCTTATCGGACTATTTTCGCTGATCATAACATCTTCTCAGCTTTTGCATCTTCCATCTTTTGCCTACAGTATGAATATAATAGACTTTTCAAAGCTACTGTTTTTGATAGACATATCTTTTATAAAATATCAACTTCTTTTTGCTTTTTTTATAAGTTGGCTACTTGTTGGGATATCTTTAAGAGATAAAAACGAAATCTACGCTGTATACTCTGCCGGCATATCAAAAAAACAGCTCTTAAAACCTGTTTTTATCATGACTGTTATTTTTGTAATCATTGCGTTTGTTTTTTCTACGGTTATAGTCCCATCAGCAAACAGAGAAAGATATAAATTTTTAACGTATAAAGTCAAAAGCTACATTTTAGAAAATGTTTCTCCAAAAAACTTTTCTAAGATAAACGACAATGTCTCTGTATACGTTGAAAAGAAGGAGAAAAACACTTTTTATAATATCTTGATTTATAACGCTTCTAACGGCTATCTTATCACAGCCAAAGAAGGTATGTTTATATCAAACAATCTAATTTTAAAAGATGGCTACATACAGCTACCATCCGAAAAATCCTTTGACACAATAAAATACGAAAAATATACATTTAGCTTAGATGTTTCTTATATAAAAGAGATTTCTATGCAAGATTTTAGAACAAAAGATTTATTAAAACTTGCCGTTGAAGAAGATAGTAAAGTTTTATCAATTTTGGCTGATAGATTTTATTTTGTAATACCTTTTATGTTCTTAGGATTTATTGGTTTTTTATCAGGGATAAATACTTATCGTTCGAAAGAAACACTTTTAACCTTTGCCGTTAGCCTATCTATTGGCTATATGGTATTAAACTACTACTTTTTAAAAATCATTGAAAAAATACCTGTACTGTTTTTTGTTTATCCAATTCTATTGATAGTTATTTTTTACTTGGTTTATAAGCTTCAAGAGAAGATAGGAAGTTAA
- a CDS encoding type IV pilus twitching motility protein PilT, which translates to MELDEILTKAVKLGASDIHLKVGSVPKARIKTVVRPIEGFDIIKPEDMVKFISKILAGSESKKNELIKNGETDLSYSIQSLSRFRVNIFKQRGTYAIVLRVIKTEPPKFENLILPEVIKKIAEEPIGLVLVTGPTGSGKSTTLAAMIDYRNENFEETIITIEDPIEYVFKDKKAYIVQREVGMDTQSFNSGLRAALREDPDVIMIGEMRDLETIQTALRAAETGHFVLSTLHTQDAKDTISRIINMFPGEEQNHIRILLAAVLKAVISQRLIPRKDGKGVVPAVEVLINTGAITECIINPDKFLLINDYMEKGKKIYGTQTFDQSVIELYNKGFISYEDALMYASNPSDVELKLKGIGGEDDEGGFTY; encoded by the coding sequence ATGGAGCTTGATGAAATTCTTACTAAAGCTGTAAAGTTAGGTGCATCAGACATACATTTAAAAGTTGGAAGTGTGCCAAAAGCAAGGATAAAAACAGTTGTAAGACCTATTGAGGGTTTTGATATAATAAAACCTGAAGATATGGTGAAGTTTATCTCCAAAATACTAGCAGGATCTGAAAGTAAAAAAAACGAGTTAATAAAAAATGGCGAAACAGACCTGTCTTACTCTATCCAATCCTTAAGCAGGTTTAGAGTTAACATTTTTAAGCAAAGAGGAACATATGCTATCGTTTTGAGAGTTATAAAAACAGAGCCACCAAAGTTTGAAAACCTTATACTGCCAGAAGTGATAAAAAAAATAGCCGAAGAACCGATAGGATTGGTGCTTGTTACTGGTCCAACAGGTTCAGGTAAATCTACTACCTTAGCAGCCATGATAGATTATAGAAATGAAAACTTTGAAGAAACAATTATTACAATAGAAGATCCTATAGAATATGTCTTTAAAGATAAAAAAGCTTACATAGTTCAAAGAGAAGTTGGTATGGATACCCAAAGCTTTAACAGCGGCTTAAGAGCTGCATTGCGTGAGGACCCGGATGTTATTATGATTGGTGAGATGAGAGATTTAGAAACAATCCAAACCGCTTTAAGAGCTGCAGAAACGGGACACTTTGTTTTATCCACATTACACACTCAAGATGCAAAAGACACAATTAGCAGGATAATAAACATGTTCCCCGGAGAAGAACAGAATCATATAAGGATACTTTTAGCTGCCGTGTTGAAAGCTGTTATATCTCAAAGATTGATACCAAGAAAGGACGGTAAAGGAGTTGTTCCGGCAGTTGAGGTATTAATCAATACTGGAGCAATAACAGAATGTATTATAAATCCAGATAAATTCCTTTTGATAAATGATTACATGGAAAAAGGGAAAAAAATATATGGAACGCAAACCTTCGACCAATCTGTTATAGAGCTTTACAATAAAGGATTTATCTCTTATGAAGATGCACTTATGTACGCTTCAAACCCATCGGACGTTGAATTAAAGTTAAAAGGTATCGGCGGAGAAGACGACGAAGGTGGATTCACGTATTAA
- the rimM gene encoding ribosome maturation factor RimM (Essential for efficient processing of 16S rRNA): MKKDLIAIGKIHGTHGVKGNLKFEIFVKNFYLPEEIYIKNEENQPQPLNIETVDRRKGLIKFKNYDTPEKAKEISHRLIYVPEELLPKLGEDEFYEFQLIGMDVYYNDKLIGKVEKIDDRLSQAYLIIKCTDEKTRHLPFINEFVKDVNVEENKMQITPPEGWFSL; this comes from the coding sequence ATGAAAAAAGACCTTATAGCCATTGGAAAGATTCACGGAACCCATGGCGTAAAAGGCAATTTAAAATTTGAGATATTTGTTAAAAATTTTTACCTACCGGAAGAAATATACATAAAAAATGAAGAAAATCAGCCGCAACCGCTGAACATAGAAACCGTAGACAGAAGAAAAGGTTTGATAAAATTCAAAAACTATGACACACCAGAAAAAGCAAAAGAAATTAGCCATAGGCTAATTTATGTACCAGAAGAGTTACTGCCAAAACTTGGAGAAGATGAGTTTTACGAATTTCAGCTAATCGGAATGGATGTTTATTATAATGACAAGTTAATTGGAAAGGTTGAAAAAATAGACGATAGATTATCTCAAGCGTATTTGATAATAAAATGCACAGATGAAAAAACAAGACACTTGCCATTTATTAATGAATTTGTGAAAGATGTAAATGTGGAAGAAAACAAAATGCAAATAACACCGCCGGAAGGATGGTTTAGCTTATAG
- a CDS encoding transposase → GSSVKKSGKIKKMGNPYARKILYMAALSAIRFNKYCRELYERLVSKGKTKKLALVAVAHKLLRQAYGVLKSRKPFDENFCT, encoded by the coding sequence GTGGATCAAGTGTAAAGAAAAGTGGCAAGATAAAGAAAATGGGAAATCCATATGCAAGAAAGATACTATACATGGCAGCATTATCAGCAATAAGGTTTAACAAATACTGCAGAGAATTATACGAAAGATTAGTAAGTAAAGGTAAGACTAAAAAATTAGCATTAGTGGCTGTAGCACATAAGTTATTAAGGCAGGCATATGGTGTATTAAAAAGTAGAAAACCATTTGATGAAAATTTTTGTACTTGA
- the gatC gene encoding Asp-tRNA(Asn)/Glu-tRNA(Gln) amidotransferase subunit GatC, which yields MTNQIGKELIEKVAKLSNLKLKEEEIELFSNQFKDILSFIDKLNEVDVKDTLPFYELQIEEKSEREDIPTGSITNEEALKNAPQAKGGFFVVPRVVGEE from the coding sequence ATGACAAATCAAATAGGAAAAGAGTTAATTGAAAAGGTGGCAAAATTATCAAACTTGAAATTAAAAGAAGAAGAGATAGAACTATTTTCAAATCAATTTAAAGATATTTTAAGCTTTATAGATAAGCTAAATGAGGTTGATGTAAAAGATACATTGCCGTTTTACGAACTTCAAATTGAAGAAAAATCAGAAAGGGAAGATATTCCTACAGGCTCAATAACAAACGAAGAAGCATTAAAAAACGCACCACAAGCAAAAGGTGGATTTTTTGTTGTTCCAAGGGTTGTTGGCGAAGAATAA
- a CDS encoding tetratricopeptide repeat protein yields the protein MKYRFLIPCPDFLISKLNIILVLSLTLFFCSYAEVKVPEVVFPLEITTKITEEKPYLEPPNTLELKTLNEELNITQYIKPKKPTDVKLPVLTIEKPTAYLGIPPSNALLSDAIDYYIKGDLLFAESSLEKFIEKYKDHKNLFYAYYLLGVVKYNLGKYLEAESNLSKSCDTLKTKEACLSSAIVNIMLDNQEKAKSLLSQLDKDIDVSFYNQVINLLSGSKADFNNIKCDNLDIGSIEYCQYIQKYYNFSVGNFLKALKTKYTGKNKQLMYDSILMDGFSYYYTDDYQNALEKFNFILKENTNGYVYNLALYGKALIDSNNIDDYAGVLQSRDELLAHYLYIKLANDKFKKGDYLDAFIYFQNAIKLTDKNKTYLKLAIATSLYNLKNYDYALKLFSDLTTETNDPEVFYYAGITAYADKDFVKAEKFLNKALESKDLEIRKTALMYLAEIYLMNKDDENFVNTASQLKEFDQIYAYDLLGWYFYLNGDYQNAFKAFKDPYMKAVSAFNAGDLEAVKNIIQNRNDRKSKFLLVYVYIKENDLEKAREVLKELLNGDDLIAKKAYYLYAYTFFSSGDFVRASQEFNKFLEKYKNDDDIYTRKALLRLADSYYNLGERDLAVNIYKDFITKYSGTKDSIDAAYNLIILESKGSSEDVESMIKNFLAKYPNYPLANILKIQLAEIYQNKGKIEDAIKIYQEVAASNSEELALATYKLAESYYKLNQLDKAKQVLIDYLNTNNEEYKVPSKLLLAEIYEKENNLDNSIKIYEELKENDDVKFKLAKILLQKGDYDKALTYFKELLEKHPEKVNELSFYIGKSYYLMNNEKDAVSYLENGTKSSNYNDAAESYYLLGMIYNKENPNKALNYFLNGIYLYPEAKDITAKSRIEAAKILLKAEKRKEASCLLTPLQNYEDENIKNTAINILKDLPKCVR from the coding sequence ATGAAATATAGATTCTTGATACCCTGTCCTGACTTTTTAATCTCAAAACTAAATATTATTTTAGTACTATCCTTGACTCTTTTCTTTTGTTCTTATGCAGAAGTAAAAGTTCCTGAGGTAGTTTTTCCGTTAGAAATAACGACAAAAATTACAGAAGAAAAACCTTATTTAGAACCACCCAATACTCTTGAATTAAAAACTTTAAACGAAGAATTAAATATTACACAATACATAAAACCAAAAAAACCGACAGACGTAAAACTTCCAGTCCTTACCATAGAAAAACCTACAGCTTACTTAGGAATCCCTCCATCAAATGCACTGTTATCTGATGCGATAGATTACTACATCAAAGGAGATTTATTATTTGCTGAAAGTAGTCTTGAAAAATTTATAGAAAAATATAAAGACCATAAAAACCTGTTTTATGCTTATTATCTACTTGGAGTTGTTAAATACAATCTTGGAAAATACTTAGAGGCAGAAAGTAATCTATCAAAAAGCTGTGATACATTAAAAACAAAAGAGGCATGCCTATCTTCAGCTATCGTTAATATAATGCTTGACAATCAAGAAAAAGCCAAATCTTTATTATCACAATTAGACAAAGATATAGATGTTAGCTTTTATAATCAAGTGATAAATCTACTATCAGGCAGTAAAGCTGATTTTAACAATATAAAATGCGATAATTTAGACATTGGAAGCATAGAGTACTGTCAATACATTCAAAAATATTATAATTTTTCAGTAGGAAACTTTTTAAAGGCTTTAAAAACAAAATACACAGGTAAAAATAAACAACTAATGTATGATTCTATCTTAATGGATGGATTTTCTTATTATTACACAGATGATTATCAAAATGCTTTGGAAAAATTTAACTTTATTCTCAAAGAAAACACAAATGGATACGTTTATAATCTTGCTTTATACGGTAAAGCTTTAATAGATTCAAACAATATTGATGACTACGCAGGCGTTTTACAATCAAGAGATGAGCTTTTAGCACATTATCTTTACATAAAACTTGCAAATGATAAGTTTAAAAAAGGAGATTATTTAGATGCATTTATATACTTCCAAAATGCCATAAAGCTTACAGACAAAAATAAAACATACTTAAAGCTTGCCATTGCAACATCTTTATACAATCTTAAGAACTACGACTACGCATTAAAACTATTTTCTGATTTAACGACAGAAACAAACGACCCGGAAGTATTTTATTATGCAGGAATAACTGCTTACGCAGATAAAGATTTTGTAAAAGCAGAGAAATTTCTAAACAAGGCGTTAGAATCAAAAGACTTAGAGATTAGAAAGACAGCTTTGATGTATTTAGCAGAAATCTATTTAATGAATAAAGATGATGAAAATTTTGTCAATACAGCTTCACAGCTAAAAGAGTTTGACCAAATCTATGCATATGATTTACTTGGTTGGTACTTTTATTTAAACGGAGACTATCAAAACGCTTTTAAAGCCTTTAAAGACCCATACATGAAAGCAGTATCAGCCTTTAACGCAGGAGATTTAGAAGCTGTTAAAAACATAATTCAAAATAGAAACGATAGAAAATCAAAGTTTTTATTAGTTTATGTTTACATCAAAGAAAACGACCTTGAAAAAGCAAGAGAAGTGTTAAAAGAGCTACTAAATGGTGATGATTTAATCGCAAAAAAAGCATACTATCTTTATGCTTACACATTTTTCTCTTCAGGAGATTTTGTAAGAGCATCCCAGGAGTTTAACAAATTTTTAGAAAAATATAAAAATGATGATGATATATACACAAGGAAAGCACTTCTTAGACTTGCAGATAGCTACTACAACCTTGGAGAAAGAGATTTAGCAGTAAATATATACAAAGATTTTATAACCAAATACTCAGGTACTAAAGATAGCATCGATGCTGCTTACAATTTAATCATTCTTGAATCTAAAGGTTCTTCTGAAGATGTGGAAAGTATGATTAAAAACTTCTTGGCTAAATATCCAAACTATCCTTTAGCAAATATTCTAAAAATCCAGCTTGCAGAGATTTATCAAAATAAAGGAAAAATAGAAGATGCTATCAAAATTTATCAAGAAGTGGCAGCATCAAACAGCGAAGAATTAGCCCTTGCTACTTACAAGCTTGCAGAAAGCTACTATAAACTAAACCAGCTTGACAAAGCAAAACAAGTTTTAATAGATTACTTAAATACAAACAACGAAGAATATAAAGTTCCAAGTAAATTACTTTTAGCAGAAATCTATGAAAAAGAAAACAATTTAGACAATAGCATAAAAATCTACGAAGAGCTTAAAGAAAATGATGACGTTAAATTTAAACTTGCAAAAATCCTACTTCAAAAAGGGGATTATGATAAAGCGTTAACGTACTTTAAAGAACTTTTAGAAAAACACCCGGAAAAGGTTAATGAACTTAGCTTTTATATTGGAAAATCATATTATCTTATGAACAATGAAAAAGATGCTGTAAGTTATTTAGAAAATGGAACAAAATCCTCAAACTACAACGACGCGGCAGAAAGTTATTACCTCCTTGGTATGATTTATAATAAAGAAAATCCTAACAAAGCTTTAAACTACTTTTTAAACGGAATATATCTATATCCAGAAGCAAAGGATATTACAGCAAAATCAAGAATCGAAGCTGCAAAAATCTTATTAAAAGCTGAAAAAAGAAAAGAAGCATCCTGCCTACTTACACCTTTACAAAATTACGAAGATGAAAATATTAAAAATACAGCCATAAACATCTTAAAAGATTTACCAAAATGTGTGAGGTAG
- a CDS encoding regulatory protein RecX: MDSRIKSYALKLLSRRDYFEEELKQKLLKKGFDKEKIEEVLAYLKQQNLLNDEKLKERLKEKSINKGKSSLKIKQKIYQKTGEFIEISEDEELESAINLLKRSFKKEKTFENVVKFLKNRGFRYSVISKATNKFLNEEL; the protein is encoded by the coding sequence GTGGATTCACGTATTAAATCTTACGCTTTAAAACTATTATCGAGAAGAGATTACTTTGAAGAGGAGTTAAAACAAAAATTATTAAAAAAAGGTTTTGATAAAGAAAAAATTGAAGAAGTTTTAGCGTATCTAAAACAACAAAATCTTTTAAATGATGAAAAATTAAAAGAAAGACTTAAAGAGAAAAGCATCAACAAAGGTAAAAGCTCTTTAAAAATAAAACAGAAAATCTATCAGAAAACAGGGGAATTTATAGAAATTTCTGAAGACGAAGAGTTAGAATCAGCCATAAATCTTCTTAAAAGGTCATTTAAAAAAGAAAAGACTTTTGAAAATGTGGTAAAATTTCTAAAGAACAGAGGATTTAGATACTCTGTAATTTCTAAGGCTACCAACAAATTCCTTAACGAGGAGTTATGA
- a CDS encoding TlpA disulfide reductase family protein, with protein sequence MKKVFIMLLFVAVSAFAAMPEDLKGKKFIDVYGKDEKGKIVKLSDVAGKGKPVVVVYWAIGDVDTYKVLPEINKIGKKYKDKIILIAPLLSVSDDKEVKEAKKLIHFDFPVWLAGSDSIKAYSIEKVDVPYIVFIDKDGTIKNIMVTARDLKKIEENIKNLIK encoded by the coding sequence ATGAAAAAAGTTTTTATCATGCTACTGTTTGTTGCTGTATCAGCTTTTGCAGCAATGCCGGAAGATTTGAAAGGCAAAAAGTTTATTGATGTGTATGGAAAAGATGAAAAGGGTAAAATTGTAAAGCTTTCTGATGTGGCAGGAAAAGGTAAGCCAGTAGTGGTTGTTTACTGGGCTATTGGCGATGTGGATACTTATAAAGTATTACCAGAAATAAATAAAATTGGTAAAAAATATAAGGATAAAATCATTCTTATTGCACCACTACTCAGTGTATCTGATGACAAAGAAGTAAAGGAAGCTAAAAAGTTGATTCATTTTGATTTTCCAGTATGGCTGGCTGGAAGTGATTCAATTAAAGCATATTCTATAGAAAAAGTAGACGTTCCTTACATTGTATTTATTGATAAAGATGGAACGATAAAAAACATAATGGTAACTGCAAGAGACTTAAAGAAAATAGAGGAAAACATTAAAAACCTAATAAAATGA